The DNA region GTGGATTATTATGTTGATATGGGGGAAGTGGCCTACGCAACCCTCGCAAGCGAAATCAAAGAGGATACGTCTAGGAAAGTATTTAAGGACTTTTCATCAAGATTTTTGGAATACGTTGATCTTTTAACCACAATCAGTCAAAAATCACTAGTGCAAAATGATGAAAGCATTTTGCGGCTATATGAGAAGTATCTAAAGACAGGTTCAGAGCTTGCTCGCGAGACACTAGAAGAAAAAGGAATAGTAACAATTCCTTTTGATAAAGATAAAAAATCAGTAGCACAGTAGGACATGGCAAAAAAAAAGAAATCAAAAAAAGTTGTATATCTGCACGGCTATTCCAAGGAAGAGCAAGATAGACTCTATTATCAAGCCCGACTGCTTGAGGCCGATGTGTTTGAGGGAGTTGATTTCAGCCAGTGTAAAAAAATCATCGAAGTGGGATGCGGGGTAGGAGCACAGACGCAAATTTTATTAGAAAGATTTCCGCATCTTGAAATCCTAGGGGTAGATCTCTCAGAAGCGCAAATCAACGTTGCCAAAATAAGACTAAAAAAATATGTCGAGAGCGGACAAGTTAGACTGCTTTGCATGAATGCCGAAAAAATTGGCCAGCTCAAAGAAAACTTTGACGGCGCATTTATTTGTTGGTTCTTAGAGCACGTTCCAGATCCTTTAAAAATACTAAAAGCGCTGAATAAAATTTTAGTTCCCGAGGCAAAAATTTATTGCACGGAAGTGCAGAACGCTTCATTCTTTGTGAATCCTTACAGTCCTAACATTTTGAAGTACTGGTTTGAATTCAACGATTTTCAGTGGGAGCACGGAGGGAATCCGTTCATGGGTGCAACTCTGGGGAATTTGCTTCTAAAATCCAAATACAAAGATATCGATGTGGATTTTAGGGGCTTGACTTACGACTCTCGCGACAAGAAGGCCAGAAAAGAATTTGTTCTCTATTTTGAAGAGCTAATGTTCTCCGCTGCCGAAAATTTAATAAAAGACAAACGCATGACCACAAAGAGTCTTAAAAACGTTAAAGCAGAAGTAAAAAAACTAATTAAAAATGAAAATGCGGTGATTCAATTAGGGTATATGAGAATAACAGCGATCAAATAGCATCTTCAACGTCAACCCGCTTTTTACCAAACCAAGCCACAAAGAAAATAGAAACCTCATAAAGAGCAACTAATGGTCCAAACATTATTGCCATTGAAAGCGCATCAGGTGTGGGTGTTGCAATCGCCGCGATGATAGCAAGGATTACCATGGCGTAACGTCTTTTGGCTCTTAAAAATTTAGCGTCCACAATTCCCAATACTCCTAGAAGCACAATCACCAGAGGGAGTTCAAATACCAATCCAAACATCAAAGTCGTAAGAATAAAAAATGAAATATAATCCGAAATTGTAATGAGTGGTTTATCCGTATCTCCACCAAAGTTCATTAAGAACTCAAATGTTGTAGGATAAACAAAATAATAAACAAAGAAAATCCCGCCCAAAAACAAAACACTTCCTGCGATGATGAATGAAGCTCCATATTTCTTCTCTTTGGTATAAAGCCCAGGAGCAACGAACTGCCAAGCTTGATAAATCCAGAATGGACAAGAGATGATAATTGCAGCTAGAAAAGAAACTTTCAAATGCGCCATAAACTTATCCATCACGCCAGTGAAGACAAGTCCTCCTCCGGCAGTCTCAAGATAAGGCGCTATGGGTTTTCTAATCACATTAAAAATTTCTGTGCTGTAGTTCCAGCAAAAACAAAAGGCAATAGAGATAAAAATCATAGAGTAGAGAACTCTTTTTCTAAGCTCTTCGAGATGGGAAATAAACCCCTCAGTTTCTGAGCTGGGTTTTTCAGTACTATGCTTTGTCGTCACTTGGGGCTTCCGGTTTTTGATCGAGAGGTTTGCTATCTGAAATTTTTGGGCGAGCAATGGAATCAGTTTCTGGTAAAAGCTGAAGATCTAAATCTTTTGTAACATCTTTTTTTAGATCATCCTTAAAGTCGCTCACCTGTCGAGCTTCTCTCTGGAGAGAGTCTGTGATTTCGTTAGAGGCGCGTTTAAAATCTCTAAATACTTTACCTAAAGTTTTTGCAAGTTCAGGCAATTGCTTGGGTCCGATGAAAACCAACGCAATAATAAAGATAACCGCTAATTCTTGAATACCAAGATTGAACATGGCCAAATATAAAGGTGAGCCGCACCTTTTGTAAAGATTTGCGTCATCATATGACGCAAACCTGTGGAAAAGGTGCGGCTCACCTTTATAGGAGCTTTAGTTCGAAATAGAGTGGTTTGTGGTCTGATGTGGTCACATCGTGAAGGACTTCTGTTTTTGTGATTTTGAATCCTCTATAAAAAAGGTGATCCAGTACAAAAAGTCCGCTGTATTCATTGCCCTTAACCTCTGCATGTTTAAGGCCTAGAGATTTCATAGTTTTCAGTAAAAATTCCGTTCTTCCAGTAGTGTAGGTGTTAAAGTCACCGGCAAACAGGATCGGTCCTGTGTGGCCTTTGATAGTCTCCGCTACCATGTTGATTTGATTTTCAAAGAATCCTTGGGGAACAAAATTAATTCCATGAACATTAAGAACCATAAGTTTTTCGCCAGTTTCAGGAATGTCATAAAGATTTACTAACGTCATTTTATGAACATCCGAAAAAGGCTCTGTATTCGGGCTTTTCAAATAAAAGAAATCATCAGGATTTGCTCTGCCAGCCGTAAGTACGCCAGCAAAGATACCTTTATCATCTATAAAGTTTCGCGCCATTTTCCAATTCATCTCTTGTCTTGAACAAGCAAGATTAAGAAAGGCTTTGCTTAAATGTCCTTCCTGAAGAAGCGCGAGATCAGAATTTTGAGTGAGAATATCTAGATCTGCGTACACACCAGGCTTCCCGCCCTTGTATACGTTCCAGACTAAGAGTTTTAAGTTTTCTAAATTTAATTTTTGAGAAGAATCTGTTTCCACAATGCTTTCGATAAAGTCACCCGGAGGAGATAGACGCCAGAACAAAGCATCAGGACAGTAAGGTCCTGACGATGCAAATGCATTTACATTCGTATTTAAAAACAAATTAGATAAAAGAATCGCCCCTAAAAGAACATCCCGCCCCAACTTCATATCCCCCCCGAGACACTAGCCAAGTTAGTCACCTAGCTGAGAGGGAAGCTATATGGTGATGGTTTCTTTGNNNNNNNNNNAGATTTTCTTAAAGTGTCGGAAATTTCGCCAAGCGTAACTTTGTTTTCGACGCAATCTATGATGATCGGCATTAAATTTTCATTCGTATTAGAAGCATTAGCTAGCTGCTCTAGTTTTGTTTTTACGCCAAGTGATTTACGTTTCTTTTTAAATGCCTTTAGGCGAGAAACTTGCTCCTTCTCGACAGCAGATTTAATTTTCATTATTTCAGGGGGCATTTCATTTTCTATTTGAAATTCATTCACGCCGACAACAATGGCCTCTTTTGACTCAAAGTCCTTTTGGAATCTGTAAGCTGCTTCTTGGATTTCTCTCTGAATCCAGCCACTCTCAATACATTTTAAAACTCCACCTAAATCTTCAATTCTTTGAATGTAATTCGTAGCTCTTTGTTCAACTTCAGCTGTTAGGGCTTCAACATAATGAGAGCCCGCAAGTGGATCTGAAACAGCAGTCACACCACTTTCATAAGCGATAATTTGTTGAGTTCTGAGTGCAATAGTTGCGGATTTTGAAGTTGGTAGGCCCAGCGCTTCGTCCATAGAGTTTGTATGTAAACTTTGTGTTCCACCAAGAACTGAAGCCATAGCCTGAAGAGTAACTCTTGCGATGTTGTTCTCAGGCTGTTGTGCGGTGAGAGTTGATCCTGCAGTTTGAGAATGGAACCTCAACATCATAGATTTTTCACTCTTGGCGCCAAAGCGATTTTTCATAATCTCAGCCCACATTTTTCTAGCAGCTCGGAATTTTGCGATTTCTTCAAAAAAATTATTATGAACGTTAAAGAAAAAAGATAATCTTGGAGCAAATTCATCTACGCTTAAGCCTGCTTTGATCGCCGCTTCTACGTAAGTGATCCCGTTAGCTATTGTAAAGGCAACTTCTTGAGCCGCAGTACTTCCAGCCTCTCTAATATGATAGCCAGAGATACTGATGGTATTCCATTGAGGAACGTTCTTTGCGCAATATTCAAAAATATTTGTAATGATTCTTAAAGAAGGCTTTGCTGGATAAATATAAGTTCCACGAGCAATGTATTCTTTTAAAATATCATTTTGAATTGTGCCTGAGATTTTATCCATATCGATTCCGCGTTTTCTTGCGGTGGCAATATAAAAGGCAAGGAGAATGCTGGCGGTTGCATTGATTGTCATCGATGTGGAAACTTTATCGAGAGGAATGTCTTTTAAGAGTAAATCCATATCTTCAATCGAAGAAATAGCCACTCCCACTTTTCCAACTTCACCTGTTGACATAATATGATCAGAGTCATAACCCATTTGCGTAGGAAGATCGAAGGCAACGCTCAAGCCCGTTTGACCTTTTTTGAGAAGCTCATGATAGCGCTTGTTACTTTCTTTTGCAGAACCAAAACCTGCATATTGTCTCATTGTCCACGGACGACCACGGTACATTGTTTCGTAAACTCCGCGTGTAAAAGGATATTTTCCTGGCGTCGGAGGTTCTTGTAGGGTTTTTGTATCATCAGAAGTGTAGAATGGTTTTAATTCGATTTCTGATGATGTTTTAAAATTTTTATTCACCTTTAGAGACATTCGTCTAACTTTCAAATTTGATAAGGAGCGCACCTGATTCTACAGAGTCACCCTTATTCACAAGAATTTCTTTTACGACACATGGATGAGTGGCTTTCATTTCGTTTTCCATTTTCATTGCTTCCATAATGAGGAGAGGTTGTCCTGGCTCCACATTATCGCCGACGGCAACCATAATATCTACGATCTTGCCGGGCATTCCTGATTTTAAACTGTCAGAAGCGCCCATCGCGCCGCCGCCCTTTAAGCTTTCATGGAGCAAGCTCTCGTCGTTGTAAAGAGGAATTTCTCTATAAGATCCCCTTGTGTAGACAGTGTATTGAGTTCCTTCGCCAACAACGTCCACCATGTAAGATGATTCGTCGAAGAGAAAGCTCACGCCTTGGTCCATTCTTTTGAAATGTTCTTTTGGAATCTTATGAAACTCTTCCTTTTGACCCTTTTCCTGAAGAGTAATTCCCCAGTACTTCGGTTGTTCGTCAACTCGGATGAGATAGTCTTTACCTTTTAGTTTCGCTTGAAAATCCATGATTAACCCTTCCTAATTTATCCTCTGAGTGCTTTATCGCGGCCAACATTTTTCCATTTGCTTGGAAGTTCATTGTGCTTCCAGCTTCCACGCTCTTTGTAACCGTTGTAGGCTTCAATAGCAGCTGAGATCAGGAATACGCGATCGTCTAAGAACCTGAACATATCCTTCAAATCACCAAAATCTTTTTCAATGAATTGAGTTGTATAAGATCCATCTAGGAATTTTTTGTGATCCAAGATTGATTTGTGTAATGGAATATTGGTTTTGATTCCAGTCAAAGTGAATTCATCCAAAGCTCTATTCAAACGCTGAATGGCCTCTTCTCTTGTATGACCCCAAGCAATGAGTTTTGCGATCATTGGATCATAATGAATTGGAATTTCGTAATCTGGGTATGCATAAGAATCCACTCTAATAAAAGGACCTTGAGGGTGACGGCAGCGTCTGATTAATCCTGGGTTTGGAGTGAACGTCACGGGATCTTCAGCGCAGATACGTGCCTCGATCGCATGGCCACGTTGTACTATGTCAGTTTGCTTTACGCTTAAGGGTTTTCCGAAAGCCACATTGATTTGTTCTTTTACCAAATCAACTCCTGTCACCATCTCAGTGATCGGATGTTCCACCTGGAGCCTGGTGTTCATTTCCATAAAGAAGAATTCTTTTGTGATGCTGTCAAAAATAAATTCGAAGGTTCCTGCGCTGTAATACCCAATGGCTTTTGCAGCCTTTACAGAAATATCTCCCATTTTCTCTCGAACATCTTTTGGTACAGAGGGACTTGGAGATTCTTCGATAATTTTTTGGTGACGTCTTTGGATTGAGCATTCTCTTTCGTAAAGATGAATGACATTTCCTTGTTTATCTCCAAAAACTTGAATTTCAATATGTTTAGGATTTTGGACGTAACGTTCGATATAAACTTGATCATCACCAAAAAAATTCCTAGCTTCGTTTTGTGCGGCCTTAAAAGCAGCTTTCACTTCGCTTTCTTTGTGCACAAGTCTCATTCCTTTTCCACCGCCTCCAGAAGTTGCCTTGATGAGAATTGGGTAGCCAACCTCTTTTGCAACTTTGATTGCATCCTCAGCCGTCGGAACCAATCCCGCACTTCCAGGCACTGTTGGTACACCTGCTTTTTGCATTGTTTTTTTTGCAGTGATCTTATCACCCATCATGTCGATACATTCTGGAGAAGGGCCAATAAAAGCTATTCCTTCTTTTTTAAGTCTAGCTGCAAAGTCCGTGTTCTCAGATAAGAATCCATAACCAGGGTGAACAGCTTCTGCGCCTGAATCTTTACAAGCCTTTACGATGTTATCTACGTTCAGGTAAGATTCTTTAGATGGAGCAGGCCCTACGAAATAAGCTTCGTCTGCCAAGATCACATGAAGAGAATTTCTATCAGCTTCACTGAATACCGCTACGGATTTAATTCCTAATTCACGGCAAGCTCTAATTACTCTCAGAGCAATTTCTCCACGGTTAGCAATCAATATTTTTTTAAACATACTTTGCTCCCTTACAGTGGAATATTGCCGTGTTTTTTTCTTGGCATTGTTTCTTGTTTGTTTTTTAGCATTTCTAAAGACTGGATCAATCTCACTCTGGTCACTGAAGGTTCGATGACTTCATCAATATAACCAAGCTCCGCGGCTCTGTATGGATTTGCAAAAGTCTCTTGGTAATTATCTGTTAACTCTTTTCTAGTCTTTGTTGGATCTTTAGATTTTTTAATATCTTCTCTGAAAATAATGTTCACGGCACCTTCTGGACCCATCACCGCAATTTCTGCAGATGGGTAAGCCATATTGATGTCTGAGCGTAAATGTTTAGACGCCATCACGCAGTAAGCGCCACCGTAAGCTTTTCTTGTGATCAGTGTGATCTTTGGAACTGTTGCTTCCGCATAGGCATAAAGAAGTTTTGCTCCATGAGTGATAATTCCGTTCCACTCTTGATTTGTTCCTGGCAAGAATCCTGGAACGTCGACGAGAGTAATGATTGGAATATTGAAAGCATCACAAAATCTGATGAATCTCGCAGCTTTTTTAGAAGCTTCGATATCCAAACATCCAGCAAGAACTTGCGGTTGGTTGGCTACTATACCAACGCTCTTACCATTGAGTCTTGAGAACCCAACGCAAATATTTTTAGCGTAGTGTTCATGAACCTCAAAGAAATAACCTTCATCCATTACAAGTTTAATTAGCTCTTTCATGTCGTAAGGTTTTTTAGAAGAATCCGGGATTAAGGTATTTAATTTTTCTTCAACTCTTGTTGGAGAATCTTTTGTGGGAATGATTGGCGAATCATCCAAGTTGTTTGATGGAATAAAGCTTAAAAGTTCTCTGATCATCAAAAGACAGTGCTTATCGTTATCCGTTGCAAAGTGTGCAACGCCAGACTTGGAAGCGTGAGTCAATGCTCCGCCAAGTGCTTCTTTAGTTACATCTTCGTGAGTTACAGTTTTAATAACATCAGGGCCAGTCACAAACATATAGCTTGTGTCCTTCACCATAAATACGAAATCAGTAATTGAAGGTGAGTAAACCGCGCCACCAGCTGATGGTCCCATGATTGCAGAAATTTGTGGGATCACACCAGAGGCCATCGTGTTGTTTAAGAAAATATCAGCATATCCACCAAGAGCCTCAACGCCTTCTTGAATTCTTGCGCCACCCGAATCGTTGATCCCAATCATCGGAGCGCCATTCTTTAGAGCCATCTCTTGAATTTTGCAGATTTTGTTTGCTTGAGTTTGGGAAAGTGAACCACCGAACACCGTGAAGTCTTGAGAGTAAACATAAACAAGTTTTCCGTTCACTCTGCCGTAGCCAGTGATAACACCATCCCCGAGAATCTTTTTATCGGCCATTCCAAAGTTTGTCGAACGATGTGTAACAAAACGATCCATTTCAACAAAGCTTCCTGGATCTAAAAGAACATCAAGGCGCTCTCTAGCAGAAAGTCTTCCGCCTTCTTTTTGTTTCTTTAAGCGCTCTTCGCCGCCGCCCCTGTAGGCAATCTCATTTTTCTTTTCTAATTCAAGAATTTTGTCTTTCGTAGTTAATTCCATTTTATCCTCTTGCAGCAGTCGCTGTGGCGACTCCTAAAATTAAAATATTTTATAAATAAAGTTTACGGATATATTCTGCCGTACATTCTTGGGTAAGGAATTGACTCTCTGATATGAGGCAATCCACAGATCCAAGCAACCGTTCTCTCAACGCCAAGACCAAATCCTGAGTGAGGGAATGTCCCGTACTTTCTTAAATCCAAATACCATTCAAAATCTTTTTCATTGAGCTTGTGCTCAGCGATTTTCTTCATAAGAACTTCGCCACTCTCTTCACGCTGACCGCCACCGATCATCTCGCCGTAACCTTCTGTTGCCAAAAGATCGCAACTCATAGTGTATCCTGGCTCATTCGGATCTTCTTTCATGTAGAAAGCTTTGATCGGCGCAGGGAAGTGATGAACGAATACAGGCTGATCAAACTTTGAAGAAACAATTGTTTCATCCGGAGCACCAAAATCATCACCATCGATAAAGTCTGGATTTTCTTTTTTGATCATGGCAACAGCTTCTTTGTAGTGAATTCTTGGGAAAGGAGCTTTGATCTTTCTTAATTTTTCGATGTCGCGTTCTAGAGTTTTTAAATCTTCTTCGTGATGCTTAACCACAGTTTGCACAATGTATTCCACAAACTTCTCAGCAAGCTCCATGTTATCCC from Bdellovibrionota bacterium includes:
- a CDS encoding acetyl-CoA carboxylase biotin carboxyl carrier protein subunit, with the protein product MDFQAKLKGKDYLIRVDEQPKYWGITLQEKGQKEEFHKIPKEHFKRMDQGVSFLFDESSYMVDVVGEGTQYTVYTRGSYREIPLYNDESLLHESLKGGGAMGASDSLKSGMPGKIVDIMVAVGDNVEPGQPLLIMEAMKMENEMKATHPCVVKEILVNKGDSVESGALLIKFES
- a CDS encoding endonuclease/exonuclease/phosphatase family protein; the protein is MKLGRDVLLGAILLSNLFLNTNVNAFASSGPYCPDALFWRLSPPGDFIESIVETDSSQKLNLENLKLLVWNVYKGGKPGVYADLDILTQNSDLALLQEGHLSKAFLNLACSRQEMNWKMARNFIDDKGIFAGVLTAGRANPDDFFYLKSPNTEPFSDVHKMTLVNLYDIPETGEKLMVLNVHGINFVPQGFFENQINMVAETIKGHTGPILFAGDFNTYTTGRTEFLLKTMKSLGLKHAEVKGNEYSGLFVLDHLFYRGFKITKTEVLHDVTTSDHKPLYFELKLL
- a CDS encoding acyl-CoA carboxylase subunit beta; protein product: MELTTKDKILELEKKNEIAYRGGGEERLKKQKEGGRLSARERLDVLLDPGSFVEMDRFVTHRSTNFGMADKKILGDGVITGYGRVNGKLVYVYSQDFTVFGGSLSQTQANKICKIQEMALKNGAPMIGINDSGGARIQEGVEALGGYADIFLNNTMASGVIPQISAIMGPSAGGAVYSPSITDFVFMVKDTSYMFVTGPDVIKTVTHEDVTKEALGGALTHASKSGVAHFATDNDKHCLLMIRELLSFIPSNNLDDSPIIPTKDSPTRVEEKLNTLIPDSSKKPYDMKELIKLVMDEGYFFEVHEHYAKNICVGFSRLNGKSVGIVANQPQVLAGCLDIEASKKAARFIRFCDAFNIPIITLVDVPGFLPGTNQEWNGIITHGAKLLYAYAEATVPKITLITRKAYGGAYCVMASKHLRSDINMAYPSAEIAVMGPEGAVNIIFREDIKKSKDPTKTRKELTDNYQETFANPYRAAELGYIDEVIEPSVTRVRLIQSLEMLKNKQETMPRKKHGNIPL
- a CDS encoding class I SAM-dependent methyltransferase, producing the protein MAKKKKSKKVVYLHGYSKEEQDRLYYQARLLEADVFEGVDFSQCKKIIEVGCGVGAQTQILLERFPHLEILGVDLSEAQINVAKIRLKKYVESGQVRLLCMNAEKIGQLKENFDGAFICWFLEHVPDPLKILKALNKILVPEAKIYCTEVQNASFFVNPYSPNILKYWFEFNDFQWEHGGNPFMGATLGNLLLKSKYKDIDVDFRGLTYDSRDKKARKEFVLYFEELMFSAAENLIKDKRMTTKSLKNVKAEVKKLIKNENAVIQLGYMRITAIK
- the accC gene encoding acetyl-CoA carboxylase biotin carboxylase subunit, whose translation is MFKKILIANRGEIALRVIRACRELGIKSVAVFSEADRNSLHVILADEAYFVGPAPSKESYLNVDNIVKACKDSGAEAVHPGYGFLSENTDFAARLKKEGIAFIGPSPECIDMMGDKITAKKTMQKAGVPTVPGSAGLVPTAEDAIKVAKEVGYPILIKATSGGGGKGMRLVHKESEVKAAFKAAQNEARNFFGDDQVYIERYVQNPKHIEIQVFGDKQGNVIHLYERECSIQRRHQKIIEESPSPSVPKDVREKMGDISVKAAKAIGYYSAGTFEFIFDSITKEFFFMEMNTRLQVEHPITEMVTGVDLVKEQINVAFGKPLSVKQTDIVQRGHAIEARICAEDPVTFTPNPGLIRRCRHPQGPFIRVDSYAYPDYEIPIHYDPMIAKLIAWGHTREEAIQRLNRALDEFTLTGIKTNIPLHKSILDHKKFLDGSYTTQFIEKDFGDLKDMFRFLDDRVFLISAAIEAYNGYKERGSWKHNELPSKWKNVGRDKALRG
- the tatC gene encoding twin-arginine translocase subunit TatC; its protein translation is MTTKHSTEKPSSETEGFISHLEELRKRVLYSMIFISIAFCFCWNYSTEIFNVIRKPIAPYLETAGGGLVFTGVMDKFMAHLKVSFLAAIIISCPFWIYQAWQFVAPGLYTKEKKYGASFIIAGSVLFLGGIFFVYYFVYPTTFEFLMNFGGDTDKPLITISDYISFFILTTLMFGLVFELPLVIVLLGVLGIVDAKFLRAKRRYAMVILAIIAAIATPTPDALSMAIMFGPLVALYEVSIFFVAWFGKKRVDVEDAI
- the tatB gene encoding Sec-independent protein translocase protein TatB — its product is MFNLGIQELAVIFIIALVFIGPKQLPELAKTLGKVFRDFKRASNEITDSLQREARQVSDFKDDLKKDVTKDLDLQLLPETDSIARPKISDSKPLDQKPEAPSDDKA
- a CDS encoding methylmalonyl-CoA mutase family protein; the protein is MNKNFKTSSEIELKPFYTSDDTKTLQEPPTPGKYPFTRGVYETMYRGRPWTMRQYAGFGSAKESNKRYHELLKKGQTGLSVAFDLPTQMGYDSDHIMSTGEVGKVGVAISSIEDMDLLLKDIPLDKVSTSMTINATASILLAFYIATARKRGIDMDKISGTIQNDILKEYIARGTYIYPAKPSLRIITNIFEYCAKNVPQWNTISISGYHIREAGSTAAQEVAFTIANGITYVEAAIKAGLSVDEFAPRLSFFFNVHNNFFEEIAKFRAARKMWAEIMKNRFGAKSEKSMMLRFHSQTAGSTLTAQQPENNIARVTLQAMASVLGGTQSLHTNSMDEALGLPTSKSATIALRTQQIIAYESGVTAVSDPLAGSHYVEALTAEVEQRATNYIQRIEDLGGVLKCIESGWIQREIQEAAYRFQKDFESKEAIVVGVNEFQIENEMPPEIMKIKSAVEKEQVSRLKAFKKKRKSLGVKTKLEQLANASNTNENLMPIIIDCVENKVTLGEISDTLRKS